DNA sequence from the Planctomycetia bacterium genome:
AAATCGACATTCGGCAAACTTTGTGAGCCGATCACGTTCATCGCCGAGACCGACATCAGCGACGCCCCGACGCCATGCCCGCTGACGTCGAGCAAGTAGAGGCAGAACTGGTCGTCGTCGAGCCAATGATATCCGAAGGAATCTCCGCCCAGCGACAACGACGGTACGAACCGCCAGTCGGTGCGGACTGGCCCCTCCGTGAGCGGTTGCGGCAAGAGTGAGCGAACGTAGTTGGCCGCCTGCTCGATCTCGTCGGCGAGTTGCCGGCGGCTTTCGTCCAAGCGGTGATACGCTTCATTTCGCTCGCGCAGGGCGATATATCCACGGGAGTGGTAGCGAATCCGCGCGATCAGTTCCAGCTTGTCGGGCAACTTCACGACGTAGTCGTTCGCACCGAGGGCAAACGCCTCGGCCTTCACGGCAGGGTCTTCCTTCGTCGAGAGTACGATCAAAGGCACGTCACGGGTGCGCGGATTTGCGCGAAAGAACTTTACGAGTGTCAGCCCGTCGACCTCGGGCATGACGAGGTCTTGCAGGATGACCGTCGGCCCGGTTTCGTTCGCGCGGCGCAAGGCCTCGGTCGGGTCGGAGCAATAGTGAAACACGATGTCGCGCTCGTCGGCCAGCATGCGTCGGATCGACTCCGCGACGAGCGGCTGGTCGTCGACCAAAAGCACGGTGACCGGAATGCTGGCGACGGGCGAATCGGACGCCTTCGAGGTATTCAATGGTGCGGCCATAGTGTGCAAGCGATGAGAGTGGACGGGCGCCTGCATTATGCTTGGCGGCGCCCGGCTGAGATAGCGCCAGGGCGGCGCAGCGGCCGCCCGCCGACATCAGACCGTTACAATCGGACCGCGAGCGATCGGTTTTGGCCCAGGACCGGCGTCGCAAGCCGGAAACGTCCGTCCTGAACAGTGGTGAGGCGGCCCGCGGTAACTACAATGGGAGGTTGCTTCTCCTTTTCCGCCCGATCTCGGCGATCCCCGAGTTTTGTACGCCGGCGACCAGCCGTGGTGGCTGTTTGCCGCGAAAGTCGACCATGGCCATGAATCTCGACGCCGCGATGTTGGAGATGTTTCGCTCCGAAGTCGAGACGCATATGGCGGCGCTCAGCGAAGGCTTATTGGCGCTCGAAAAGCAGCCGCGGCGGAGCGAGTTGTTCGAACCCATGATGCGCGCGGCCCATTCCATCAAAGGGGCGGCGAAGATCGTCGGCCTGCCGGCCGCGGTACAGGTAGCGCACGCGATCGAGGATTGTTTCGTCGCGGTGCGCGAGAACCGCGTTGCCATGAGCAGCGGTTTGGTCGACGTACTGCTGGCCGGAGTTGACTTGCTGGGTCGCGCCGCGGACGTCGACGACGCGGGGCAAGTGTCGCTGGCGGAAGGCGATCCGCAGATTCTGCAAGCCGTTTCACGCATCGCCACGGCGATGCGTGAGAATGCCGCGGGCGCGCAGGACAATCAAATACAGCAATTGACGTTACGGGCGCCTGCGCAATTGACGGGATCCTGGGCCGCGTCACAACGCGATCGCATTGTCGCGGCGCTCGCTGCAGGTGGAACTCCGGCGCAATTTGATCTCAGCGACGTAGAGACCATCGACGCGGCCGCCATTGGTTTTCTGGCCCTCGCATCCGGATCAACTCAAGCGCGCGAGTCAACCAAGTTCACGACTTTTGGAGCGCGCCGCGAACTTGCACAATTGCTCCGCGCCGCGGGATTGAGCCTCGCGCCCCATTCTGCGCCGGGAGGGGCCTAACGCATGGCAGGGCGCGCGCCGCAATCGGCGGAGTTCATCGCGGAGGCCAAAGAACACTTGGCCGACGTGTGCGACCATTTGCTGCGCTGCGAACGGGCCACGGGCGACGCCGCACGCGTGACGGTCGAAGGACTGTTGCGGGCCGTGCATTCCGTGAAAGGGGGCGCGGGCTTCTTCGGGTTCAGCATCATCGAAACCATTGCGCATCGGATGGAATCGCTGTTGGAAAGAATGCAAAGCGGAGAGATCGTCCGCGACGGCCAGGCAGTCGACGTATTGCTAGCGGCCACCGACCGCATCGGAGCGCTCCTGGATGACGCCGATCACAGCAACGAGGCGGATATCGCCGCGCTGCTCGCACGGCTGGACGAGATTCAAACCACTCGCGAGCCGATTTTGTCCAGCGATGCGGTGGAATCCGCAACACGCGATCCGGTTGCCGCGAAATCTCAAATCGTCGAATTGGAGCTCGATCTTCTACGTTGTGGCGCAGCCGGCGTATCGCCGCTGGTGTTGTGGGAACGACTCGCTCAGTTAGGCGAGATCGCCGCAGGAAGAATCGCACCTGCGGCAAGAACGCTTGCCGAATGGTCTCCGCAGGATCCGGTCATTTGGGAAGTTCGCCTCAGCACGTCCCTCGACAAGGAAGACTGCTTGCGGCGACTTGATTTGCCGTCGGCAACGGCGGAGCAAGCGCCAACGGAAACCGCACAAGCCACCGGCATTCCTAATTCTGCAGATTCGGAAGTCGCAGCTAAGCCCGCGCTCGATCGCGGTGGTACGATGCGCGTGCCGGTTGGGCTGGCCGATCAGTTGATGAATCTTGCCGGCGAACTCGTGCTGGTACGCAATCAGTCGCGGCAGGTCGCTGAATCGAACCAGCAGCTGCCGGCAGCCGTCATGCAGCGGCTCGATTCCGTGACCCGGGCGTTTCAGGACACAATCCTCCAGACGCGCATGCAGCCAGTCGGCGTGCTGTTCAATAAGTTCCCGCGTTTGGTGCGCGATTTGGCGCGTCAACTTGGCAAGCAGTTGGAACTGCGGATCGAAGGCGCCGAAGTCGAACTCGACAAAACGATCCTCGACGCGATCTCCGATCCGCTGACCCACCTGGTGCGCAACGCTTGCGATCATGGCGTCGAATCGCCTGGCGAACGCATGAAACACGGAAAAGCGGCGGTCGGCCGCGTAACGCTCTCCGCGCATCGCCTGGGCGATGAAATTCGCATCGCCGTTTCGGACGACGGCGCGGGCATTGATAGCGCCGCGGTTCGCAAGCAGGCCATCAAGCAGGGGCACAGGACGGAACAATCGCTCGCACAACTTTCCGGTTCCGACGTGCTGGCGCTGGTGTTGCTGCCGGGACTCTCTACCGCGGAAACTGTCAGCGAGGTCTCCGGGCGCGGCGTCGGGATGGACGTCGTGAAGTCGAACCTGGCGCAGCTCGGCGGGACGATTGAGATTGAATCAGCCCTCGGCCAGGGCACGACGTTCACATTGCGACTGCCGCTCACGCTGGCCATCATTCCCAGCTTGCTCGTGACGGCCGCCGGGCGCCGGTACGCCATTCCGCAAAAGGACCTGGAGGAATTGGTGTACGTCGGCCCGGGTCAGTCGCGCGCCCGTATCGAACGAGGGCCGGAACAGGACTTCGCGCGCCTCCGCGATCGATTGCTGCCGTTGGTGAATCTCGCGCAACTGCTGCGAAAGCTGCAAGGCGATCGCGCTGACGATCAAGTCGATACGACTTCGCCGGACTCGCCGTCGTTGTTCGCGGTGGTCAAATCGGGCGCACGGCGATTTGCCTTGGTGATCGACAGCGTGCTGTCCAGCGAGGAAATTGTCGTCAAGCCAATGCATTCTCGCTTGCGCGGCCTCAAAGTGTTTTCGGGCGCGACGATTCTCGGCGACGGCCATGTCGCGCTGATCTTAGACCCCGCCGGCGTCGCCACAACGGCGCAGCTTCGTTTCGGGAGCGATTCCGCCGCATCGCGACACGACCACTCTGCGGAAAAGCAGGAAACGCAGGCCGTGCTGTTGTTGCGGACCGCGAGCGGTGACAGCTACGGCGTCCCAGTCTTTCAAGTTCGCCGTCTGGCCATGTTGCGACGCGCGGGCTTCGAGCGACTGTCGTCCGGTTGCTTTCTCGCCATCGACGGCAGGCCAACGCGGCTGATTTCAATCGACGGCCGCGACGTTTCCCAAGACGGCGCGGAATTCGCCTTTGCCCTTTTGCCGCGCGACGTAGTTCGCGCGGAAGCCGTCGTAGTGGACGAAGTGCTGGGCACGGAACTCGTCGACCTGCGACGGCTCAGTCCCTTGCCGGACCAACCCCATGCGCTGGGCATCGCGCAACTGCGCGGGCGCACGACGCCCGTGGTCGATCTTTACCGCCTGCTTGGCAACGAACAAATGGAGACGATGTCGGCACGACCCGCGGCGAAGAAGAGAATCCTGTTGGTCGACGATACGCAGTTCTTTCGCGAAGTGGTCGGCGGCTACCTGGAATCCGCTGGCTACGAAGTGGCGAAGGCGGAGCACGGCGCAGCGGCTTTGGAGCGGCTCGCCAGTGAGTCGTTCGACCTCATCGTCTCTGACCTGGAAATGCCCGTGGTGGATGGTTGGACGCTGGCCAAAGAGGTGCGCGGAGGAAGTTCCCAACAACAGCAACTCGCAATGCTGGCCTTGTCTACACTTTCCGCCGAACAGGCCGAAGCGAGCGCCTTGGCGAGCGGTTTCGACGCCTTTCAAGTCAAGCTCGATCGCGCGACGTTGTTGGCGACCGTCGCCTCGCTGCTGGCGAAAAACCGCGTTCAGGGGGTGCAGCGATGAGTCCGTCGATTCCCACTGAAGCGGCCGCCGCGCTGTATTGCACCTATTGGGTAAACCAGCAATGGTTCGGCGTTGATGCACAGTATGTGCGCGAGGTTCACGCGGTTACGGACCTGACCCCTGTGCCTGGCGCGCCCGCAGGAGCGGCGGGCTATGTCAATTTGCGTGGGCAATTGTTCCTGGTACTGGACGCCCGAGTGTTACTGCTTGGCGAAAGGCGAAGCAAGCAGGAAAGCACGCAGCTCGTCGTGTTTCGCGCGACCGCCGGCGAATCATTCGCCCTGTTAGTCGACGTCTTGGCCGACATGCTGTATGTCTCGGGCGATCAAATTGACGCGCCCGACGCCGATCGCCTGAACATCGCGCGCGATGGAGTCACCGTCGGGAGCGCACGCATGGAAGACGGACTTTTGACATTGATCGACCCTCGACAATTGCTGCCGGCAGTGTTTTCCGGCCCAGTGAAGATATAACCGCTTCGAGACAACTGCTTCGCTCAGCGAATTCACCTCCCTTGACTTGAACCACCATGCGCAACATCAGCTTAAAGTCCAAGATCGCGATTCTCGTCAGCGTACTCACCGCGACGGTACTGGCCGTGGCCATCGTCGGCGCCTGGGAACTGCGTCGCAACAACATCCAGATGCGGCAATTGGTGGACCGCAATGGACGGGCCATTGAACTGGCATCGCAGATCCGCGTCGGGCTGCTCGCGGCCGTTCGCAGAGAAAAAAATGCGGTGCTCGCGTCGGATGAGATTGCCGCGGCGAAGTTCGCGATGGATGTCGACAAGAGTGCCGACCAAGTCGAGACGCTCTCCCCGGAACTGGACTCGTTGATCGGCGAGATTGCCGGCGCCGGCGAAGATTTCGCCGTGTTCCGCCGCGAATGGCAAAACCTCCGTACCAATCAAGCGGAGGTCTTGCGACTCGCGGTTCTGAACACGAACTCCAGGGCGTCGCGACTGCTTGCCGAAGATGTCGCCACGCGCATTGAATCGCTGGACCGAATCATGGCGGGCGTCGCACTGCGGGCAATGGCACAGCCCAGCGTCGACGGGACATCGTCGACTGCGTCGGGATCGTCCGATCGGCGCGAGCGTGCGGCGGAGTTGCGGTTAGCGTTCGCCCAGCTTGTCAATCGGCTGTATGCCCACATCAATGCCGACGACGAAGCCGTGATGAATGAATTGGACGGCGAGATTGCGGCGACGCTGGGCAGCATTGACGCTTCGCTCGAAACGCTGCAGGCGTTCGCCGAGGATCGCGACCGGCTGGAGCTTGGCCAAGCGGCGATGGAAGCGCGTGGGTTGCGCCGCGACGTGGCGGAGATTCAGAGCCTGTCACGCCAGAATACGAATGCGAAAGCGGTGAAGTTGACTTCGACGACCTCGGTTACGCAGGTCAACAAATGCGACGCGGCGCTGGCAGCACTTTTGGACAATCTCGGCCGCGCGGCGCAAGCCAAACGGGACACTGCGCAGTCTGCGTTCTATCGCGCCGTCGCGATCACGGCCGGTACCGCGACTCTCGGCATCGCGGTCGCATTGATTCTTGGCCGTCTGATCGCCCGCTCCGTGACGGGACCGGTGGCTCAAGGCGTCGAGGTCGCGCATGCACTCGCGCAAGGAGATTTGACGCGGCGACTTCGAATGACGCAACGCGACGAGATCGGCCAACTGTCCTGCGCGATCGACCAGGCCGCAGAGAACTTCGCCGCCATTGTGGCGGAAATTCATGACGTGGCGGTGAAGATCGGCGGCTCCGCCAGCGAGTTGAGCGCGGTCTCGCATCAACTGCTTTCGCAGAGCGAGGAGATGTCGACGCAGGCCGGTTACGTGGCCGGCGGGACCGAACAGATGACGGCCAACATCAATACGATGGCCGCCGCGGCGGAAGAAATGAGCATGAACGTGGCTTCGATCTCCTCGGCCAGCGAAGAGATCAGCGTCAATGTCGGCGCGATTTCCAGTTCCGCCACGCACACGTCGAGCAACGTCAACGCGGTCGTGGAAGGCATTCAAGACGCGGTGCAATCGTTCGAAACCGTGGCTGGCGACGCCCGGCAAGGCGCGCTGACGACGGCCAAGGCGGTGAATCTCGCCGCCAGCGCGACGAGCACGATGCACACGCTCGACCGCGCCGCCGGTGAAATCAATAAGGTCACCGAGATGATCAAGTTGATCGCCATGCAAACCAACCTGTTGGCCCTCAACGCCACGATCGAGGCCGCCTCGGCCGGAGAGGCCGGCAAAGGCTTTGCCGTCGTCGCCAATGAGATCAAGGAGCTCGCCAATCAGAGCGGTAAAGCGGCGGAAGACATCGCACGAATGATCGAGGGAATTCAGACCAATACCCGCGGCGCCGTGGCAGTCATTCAAGAAGTGGCCGCGACAATTCAGGAAGTCAACACCGCGAACACGCGCATTTCCCAGGCTACCGACGAGCAAACGCAGTTGGCGAACGCCAGCGCGGTAAAGCTCGACGCGGCCGGCAAGGGCGTTGGGCACATCGCGCAATCGATCACGGAAGTCGCCAAGGGCGCGAATGACATGTCGCGCAACGCGAGCGAAGCCGCCAAGGCGGCCAGCGACGTCTCCTACAATGCCAGCGAGGCCGCTCGGGCGGTACGCGATATCGCCAGCAATATTCGCGGCGTCAGCCAGGCCACGCGCGACAACACGGCGAGCGCCCAGCAAGTGAATCAAGCCGCGGGCGGATTGCAAGGCATCGCCGCGAACCTGGAACGCCTGGTAGCCCGCTTTCGTTTGACGTCGGACAAGCGATAGAATGAACGACGTGGCGACCCTTCCCGGCCGGTCGATTTGACATGCCCGAACGCGCGCGAGTCCTGATCGTTGACGATTCGCGGACTTTTCGCGCCGGGCTGGAAGCCGCGCTCACCGGCGAAGAAGGCGTGGCGGTTGCCGGTTCAGTTTTTAACGGCGAAAGGGCGCTGGAATTCATTCGCGCGACGCCGCCAGACCTGGTGACGCTCGACGTCGACATGCCGGGCATGGACGGACTGCAAATCCTTCAGGCAATTCAGCAATTCAATCGCGGGCGACCGGCGTCGGCGGAAGTGGGCGTATTGATGCTGAGCGCCTTCACGCGCCGCGGCGCGGAGATCACCGTCCGCGCGCTGCAGGCCGGGGCGTTCGATTTCGTGACCAAACCGAGCGGCACGTCCCCGGAAGATAGCATCGCCCAACTCAAACGCGAGGTCGTGCCTCGCGTGCGCTTGTTCATGGCGCGTCGCCATCAGCAGGACAGCAAACGACTTTCCTTTGGTATGCCGGTAGCGCAATTGCCAAGTGCCACGGGCGAGCAGCGGCGCAAGCGGAACATTCAGGCGGTGCTGATCGGCTGCTCGACGGGTGGGCCGAAAGCCTTGGCTGCGCTGCTGCCAGAAATTGCCGCTGGACCCGACGCGCCGATCATTGTCGCGCAGCATATGCCGGCCGAATTCACCAAGTCGCTCGCCGAGAGCCTGAGCCGACAGTGCCGCATTCCGGTCGTCGAAGCGATCGATGGCATGGCGATCGAATCCAGGACGACCTACATCGCGCCTGGCGGAAAACACCTGGTGTTGCGCCGCGATTCCCTGGGACTGCTGCGCGCCGGAACTAACGAGCAGCCGCCGGAAAGCGGCTGTCGCCCGTCGGCGAGCGTGTTGTTTCGCTCGGCGGCCGCGGTCCTGGGGGGCAACGCCGTGGCCATCGTCCTCACGGGCATGGGCAACGATGGCGCCGCGGGACTCGGTCCGTTCAAGCGAGCAGGCGGATATGTGATCGCGCAGGACGAGGCGACCAGCGTTGTTTGGGGGATGCCGGGCAGCGCCGTGACGGCAGGCGTCGTCGATGAAGTGTTGTCGCTCACGTCGATCGCCGCCGCAGTGCGCGCACTTTCCGCACCCGGGGGAGCGAGTTGACCATGCGACTCGCTCCGGAAACCTTCGACCGCCTGCGGGTTCGCATTCAAAATCTTTGCGGCCTCGCGATCGGCGCGGATAAGGAATACCTCGTTCGCGATCGGCTTGAGCCCCTCTTGAAGCGCCGCGCTTGGAACACTTTCGAGCAACTCGCGGAACGGCTGGAGCTGGCGCGGGACACCGGGCTTGCCGACGAAGTGGTCGAAGCCATCGTCACGCACGAGACGTCATTTTTCCGCGATCCTCAGGTTTGGGAAGCACTGCGACGGCGCGTGCTGCCGGAGTTGCTCGCGCAAGGCCGTCGCGCGCGCATCTGGAGCGCGGCGACATCCACCGGGCAAGAGGCGTACTCGTTAGCGATGCTGGCGCAAGAAGTCGCCGAGGCCCAACCGGCGCCCGGCGCGATGGCGGAGCGCTGTTCGATCCTGGCCACTGACATCTCTGACCCGGCCATCCAAGTGGGCATGACGGCAGCGTATGAGCCCCGGGAAATCGATCGCGGAGTCTCGGCGGCGCGCAAAAATCGCTTCTTTCACGAATCCGGAAAGCATTGGCGCGCGGATGAATCCCTGCGACGGATGATCGAGTTTCGCCGCTTGAATCTCGCCGCGCCGCTGCCACGCTTCGGCGCGTTCGACTTGATCTGCTGCCGCAATCTCATGATTTACTACAGCGTGGAAACCCGGCGGGCGCTTTGCGAACAGTTTCACGCCTCGCTGGCCGACGGCGGCTGGCTGCTGTTGGGCGCGGCGGAGAATCTCTATGGCATCTCAGATCGATTTGAGTCCGAGATGATTGAGGGCGCGCTGATGTTTCACAAGGCCTGACGGATCGCGGCGACTGGTGCGCGTCGGTCGCTTGAACTACACTGTCGGGCACGCCCCATTCCTCAGCCGATTCGATTCTGGAAGCGAGAGTCCCGCATGCCTCAGCTCAACATCACCGAAAACGGGGACGTGGTGGTTGTTTCTTTTGTCGAGTCCAAAATTCTGGACGAGAGCATGATCCGCCAGATTGGCGAGGAATTCAAGAAGCTGACCACCGAGGCCGCGGCCGAGCGCAAGTTACTCGTGAAGTTCAGCGGCGTGGGCTTTATGTCGTCCTCGATGATCGGCCAGGTCATGCGATTGTCCAAGCAATGCAAGGCCGACAAGGTCGAACTGAAGTTGAGCGATATCGCGCCCGCGATCATGGAAGTGTTCAAACTGACGCGGCTCGACAAGATCCTAGCGATCCACGCGACGGAAGCAGAAGCGATCAAAGCCTTCGGCCCGGCGCGCAAGAGCTGGTTCGGTCGGAGCTGATCTCGGCCCGCATATCACGACTACGCCAGGATATCCTGAATCACGTGCCCATGCACGTCGGTCAGGCGGCGATCGATGCCATTGTGACGGACGGTGAGTCGCTCATGGTCGATGCCCAGCAAGTGGAGCAGCGTAGCGTGGACGTCGTAGCAATACGTCGGCCGGTCGCGATCCGCCGGCATGTAGGACCACTCGTCACTTTCGCCGTAAGTAGCGCCGCCCTGGATGCCGCCGCCGGCGAGCCAATTGGTGAACACGAATGGATTGTGGTCGCGTCCTAGGGAGCCCTGGCTGCACGGCATGCGGCCGAACTCGGTGGTCCAGAGGACGATCGTGTCCTCCAACATGCCGCGTTGTCGCAAGTCCTTGATTAACGCCGCGGCCCCCACGGCGAAGCCCCAGCCCAGCGGTTCATGATCGCGGCGAACATCCTCGTGAGAATCCCAATTGCGGCGCGGGAAGGCGTTGTCGGCGCCCGACCAGACCTGAACGAACCGCACGCCGCGTTCCAGCAGCCGTCGAGCGATCAGACAATTGCGCCCGAAGTACGAGGCCTCTTCGGCGCGGCTCATCTGTTCGGAGATCTGCACCGGCCGATCGTCGATTCCATACATGTCGAGGATGTATTGCGGCTCCTCATTGAGGTGCAAGACGTCCGGCGCACTGAGTTGCATGCGCGCCGCCATCTCGTAGGCTTGAATCCGCGCATCGAGTCGCGAATCACCCGGGCGCGCGGCTTCATGCCGACGATTGAGCCGTTCGAGCAAAGCGCGGCCATCGTTGTCGCTCGCAGCGGTGATGTAACTGCCCGACGGCGGCATCAGATCGGCGATCGGTTCCTTCGCCAAAGGGCGGATCATCATCGCCTGATGTTCCGCCGGCAGAAATCCAGCCGACCAGTTCTTCGGCCCATTGGGCGCAAAGCCGCGCGGGTCGGGCAGCGTCACGTAGGTCGGCAGATTGTCGTTCAGGCTGCCAAGCGCGTAGCTGACCCATGCGCCGACGCTCGGAAAGCCCGTCAGGATAAAACCAGAGGCCTGCATGAACGTCGCCGGACCATGCACGGCCGATTTGGATTTCATCGAGTGGATGAACGCCATCTCGTCGACCACGTCGCCCAGCGGCGAGACGATCTCCGTCAACCACTTGCCGCACTCGCCGTATTGCTTCCACGCAAACGGCGACGCCATCGTGTTCCCGGGCGTCGATTGAAACAGCTTCACTTCCTCGCCGGGATCCCAAGGCTGGCCGTTCCGGGCGATCAACTCCGGCTTATAGTCGAAGGTATCGCACTGGCTCGCCGCGCCGGCCATGTAGAGTTGCACGACGCGCTTGGCCTTCGGCGGATGATGCAGCACGCCGCCCAGCACGCCAGGACGCTCCTCCGCGAGCAGTTTTTCTTGGCCGAG
Encoded proteins:
- a CDS encoding SpoIIE family protein phosphatase, which encodes MAAPLNTSKASDSPVASIPVTVLLVDDQPLVAESIRRMLADERDIVFHYCSDPTEALRRANETGPTVILQDLVMPEVDGLTLVKFFRANPRTRDVPLIVLSTKEDPAVKAEAFALGANDYVVKLPDKLELIARIRYHSRGYIALRERNEAYHRLDESRRQLADEIEQAANYVRSLLPQPLTEGPVRTDWRFVPSLSLGGDSFGYHWLDDDQFCLYLLDVSGHGVGASLMSVSAMNVIGSQSLPNVDFRDPAQVLDGLCLAFDMDKHDGKYFTIWYGVYRPSTRTLIHAGAGHPPAALFMGSAAPILLESTGPSVGFGMDMGFENVSTQLSEPASLLIFSDGAFEIQCLDGSTWTLPEMIEFVAEHRATSNSLDELLAHIGALHGPGVLDDDCSIVQCDF
- a CDS encoding Hpt domain-containing protein, which gives rise to MAMNLDAAMLEMFRSEVETHMAALSEGLLALEKQPRRSELFEPMMRAAHSIKGAAKIVGLPAAVQVAHAIEDCFVAVRENRVAMSSGLVDVLLAGVDLLGRAADVDDAGQVSLAEGDPQILQAVSRIATAMRENAAGAQDNQIQQLTLRAPAQLTGSWAASQRDRIVAALAAGGTPAQFDLSDVETIDAAAIGFLALASGSTQARESTKFTTFGARRELAQLLRAAGLSLAPHSAPGGA
- a CDS encoding chemotaxis protein CheW yields the protein MAGRAPQSAEFIAEAKEHLADVCDHLLRCERATGDAARVTVEGLLRAVHSVKGGAGFFGFSIIETIAHRMESLLERMQSGEIVRDGQAVDVLLAATDRIGALLDDADHSNEADIAALLARLDEIQTTREPILSSDAVESATRDPVAAKSQIVELELDLLRCGAAGVSPLVLWERLAQLGEIAAGRIAPAARTLAEWSPQDPVIWEVRLSTSLDKEDCLRRLDLPSATAEQAPTETAQATGIPNSADSEVAAKPALDRGGTMRVPVGLADQLMNLAGELVLVRNQSRQVAESNQQLPAAVMQRLDSVTRAFQDTILQTRMQPVGVLFNKFPRLVRDLARQLGKQLELRIEGAEVELDKTILDAISDPLTHLVRNACDHGVESPGERMKHGKAAVGRVTLSAHRLGDEIRIAVSDDGAGIDSAAVRKQAIKQGHRTEQSLAQLSGSDVLALVLLPGLSTAETVSEVSGRGVGMDVVKSNLAQLGGTIEIESALGQGTTFTLRLPLTLAIIPSLLVTAAGRRYAIPQKDLEELVYVGPGQSRARIERGPEQDFARLRDRLLPLVNLAQLLRKLQGDRADDQVDTTSPDSPSLFAVVKSGARRFALVIDSVLSSEEIVVKPMHSRLRGLKVFSGATILGDGHVALILDPAGVATTAQLRFGSDSAASRHDHSAEKQETQAVLLLRTASGDSYGVPVFQVRRLAMLRRAGFERLSSGCFLAIDGRPTRLISIDGRDVSQDGAEFAFALLPRDVVRAEAVVVDEVLGTELVDLRRLSPLPDQPHALGIAQLRGRTTPVVDLYRLLGNEQMETMSARPAAKKRILLVDDTQFFREVVGGYLESAGYEVAKAEHGAAALERLASESFDLIVSDLEMPVVDGWTLAKEVRGGSSQQQQLAMLALSTLSAEQAEASALASGFDAFQVKLDRATLLATVASLLAKNRVQGVQR
- a CDS encoding chemotaxis protein CheW translates to MSPSIPTEAAAALYCTYWVNQQWFGVDAQYVREVHAVTDLTPVPGAPAGAAGYVNLRGQLFLVLDARVLLLGERRSKQESTQLVVFRATAGESFALLVDVLADMLYVSGDQIDAPDADRLNIARDGVTVGSARMEDGLLTLIDPRQLLPAVFSGPVKI
- a CDS encoding methyl-accepting chemotaxis protein, with translation MRNISLKSKIAILVSVLTATVLAVAIVGAWELRRNNIQMRQLVDRNGRAIELASQIRVGLLAAVRREKNAVLASDEIAAAKFAMDVDKSADQVETLSPELDSLIGEIAGAGEDFAVFRREWQNLRTNQAEVLRLAVLNTNSRASRLLAEDVATRIESLDRIMAGVALRAMAQPSVDGTSSTASGSSDRRERAAELRLAFAQLVNRLYAHINADDEAVMNELDGEIAATLGSIDASLETLQAFAEDRDRLELGQAAMEARGLRRDVAEIQSLSRQNTNAKAVKLTSTTSVTQVNKCDAALAALLDNLGRAAQAKRDTAQSAFYRAVAITAGTATLGIAVALILGRLIARSVTGPVAQGVEVAHALAQGDLTRRLRMTQRDEIGQLSCAIDQAAENFAAIVAEIHDVAVKIGGSASELSAVSHQLLSQSEEMSTQAGYVAGGTEQMTANINTMAAAAEEMSMNVASISSASEEISVNVGAISSSATHTSSNVNAVVEGIQDAVQSFETVAGDARQGALTTAKAVNLAASATSTMHTLDRAAGEINKVTEMIKLIAMQTNLLALNATIEAASAGEAGKGFAVVANEIKELANQSGKAAEDIARMIEGIQTNTRGAVAVIQEVAATIQEVNTANTRISQATDEQTQLANASAVKLDAAGKGVGHIAQSITEVAKGANDMSRNASEAAKAASDVSYNASEAARAVRDIASNIRGVSQATRDNTASAQQVNQAAGGLQGIAANLERLVARFRLTSDKR
- the cheB gene encoding chemotaxis-specific protein-glutamate methyltransferase CheB, with product MPERARVLIVDDSRTFRAGLEAALTGEEGVAVAGSVFNGERALEFIRATPPDLVTLDVDMPGMDGLQILQAIQQFNRGRPASAEVGVLMLSAFTRRGAEITVRALQAGAFDFVTKPSGTSPEDSIAQLKREVVPRVRLFMARRHQQDSKRLSFGMPVAQLPSATGEQRRKRNIQAVLIGCSTGGPKALAALLPEIAAGPDAPIIVAQHMPAEFTKSLAESLSRQCRIPVVEAIDGMAIESRTTYIAPGGKHLVLRRDSLGLLRAGTNEQPPESGCRPSASVLFRSAAAVLGGNAVAIVLTGMGNDGAAGLGPFKRAGGYVIAQDEATSVVWGMPGSAVTAGVVDEVLSLTSIAAAVRALSAPGGAS
- a CDS encoding protein-glutamate O-methyltransferase CheR; translation: MRLAPETFDRLRVRIQNLCGLAIGADKEYLVRDRLEPLLKRRAWNTFEQLAERLELARDTGLADEVVEAIVTHETSFFRDPQVWEALRRRVLPELLAQGRRARIWSAATSTGQEAYSLAMLAQEVAEAQPAPGAMAERCSILATDISDPAIQVGMTAAYEPREIDRGVSAARKNRFFHESGKHWRADESLRRMIEFRRLNLAAPLPRFGAFDLICCRNLMIYYSVETRRALCEQFHASLADGGWLLLGAAENLYGISDRFESEMIEGALMFHKA
- a CDS encoding STAS domain-containing protein; the protein is MPQLNITENGDVVVVSFVESKILDESMIRQIGEEFKKLTTEAAAERKLLVKFSGVGFMSSSMIGQVMRLSKQCKADKVELKLSDIAPAIMEVFKLTRLDKILAIHATEAEAIKAFGPARKSWFGRS
- a CDS encoding DUF1501 domain-containing protein → MTHFNRREFLWHSGGGLGGVALAWMLGQEKLLAEERPGVLGGVLHHPPKAKRVVQLYMAGAASQCDTFDYKPELIARNGQPWDPGEEVKLFQSTPGNTMASPFAWKQYGECGKWLTEIVSPLGDVVDEMAFIHSMKSKSAVHGPATFMQASGFILTGFPSVGAWVSYALGSLNDNLPTYVTLPDPRGFAPNGPKNWSAGFLPAEHQAMMIRPLAKEPIADLMPPSGSYITAASDNDGRALLERLNRRHEAARPGDSRLDARIQAYEMAARMQLSAPDVLHLNEEPQYILDMYGIDDRPVQISEQMSRAEEASYFGRNCLIARRLLERGVRFVQVWSGADNAFPRRNWDSHEDVRRDHEPLGWGFAVGAAALIKDLRQRGMLEDTIVLWTTEFGRMPCSQGSLGRDHNPFVFTNWLAGGGIQGGATYGESDEWSYMPADRDRPTYCYDVHATLLHLLGIDHERLTVRHNGIDRRLTDVHGHVIQDILA